Proteins found in one Campylobacter concisus genomic segment:
- a CDS encoding HobA family DNA replication regulator — protein sequence MQDFIQWTLKAIRDEGPLMSWMEERRVEWTPLLASRLKFLLEGRAFITISDEERRWFEIYLLKKMNHSKSIRPFLPFFSLRSLYPSLDEIETNEQKQLLKDMLSLAFPNGYLFFYIGKSLDRYANLAKSDEDSYMWLFDEQAQNSFTLSSSDENLDVKLISLCKIFDKSIDAALFAKVIL from the coding sequence ATGCAAGATTTTATTCAGTGGACGCTAAAGGCTATTAGGGACGAAGGCCCTTTGATGAGCTGGATGGAGGAAAGGCGTGTCGAATGGACGCCTTTGCTCGCATCTAGGCTTAAATTTTTACTTGAAGGAAGGGCTTTTATAACTATAAGCGATGAAGAACGAAGATGGTTTGAAATTTATCTTTTAAAAAAGATGAACCATTCAAAAAGTATAAGGCCATTTTTGCCATTTTTTAGCCTAAGATCGCTTTATCCATCGCTTGATGAGATAGAGACAAATGAACAAAAGCAGCTTCTAAAAGATATGCTAAGTCTTGCTTTTCCAAACGGATACTTGTTTTTTTATATCGGAAAGAGCCTTGATAGATATGCGAATTTAGCCAAAAGTGATGAGGATAGTTATATGTGGCTATTTGACGAGCAGGCGCAAAACAGCTTTACTCTTAGCTCGAGCGATGAAAATTTAGACGTTAAACTAATAAGCCTTTGCAAAATTTTTGATAAAAGCATTGATGCAGCGCTTTTTGCTAAGGTGATACTCTAA
- a CDS encoding molybdopterin oxidoreductase family protein, whose amino-acid sequence MMKEGKVICPYCGTGCQVTLHVENNVVRAATGVEDNPVNQGNLCLKGFYGWDYVASPDRLTKPLIRKKNGVFSKDGDFEEASWDEALDLVVEKMKETKAKYGPDALAGNFSARCTLEDNYVAQKLMRAVIGTNNVDHCARIUHAPTVAGLAKTIGNGAATNSFTEIGTYSNCILMIGSNPENGHPIAAMHIQRALNRGAKLIVIDPIKTEFASRADIHLQLEPEHNIPVINALLYTIIEEGLVNEEFVRDHTIGIEYVKEAVKDYAPEVVAKYTRLNPEDIRAAARMYATTKPAVITHGMGVTHFNHGVGGVCDVSNLFLITGNICELGTGDLPLRGQENVQGCCDMGVLPNIFPNLGSVTDPEQRAWFEKMWHLEPGFLSSKIGVHKTEVPDAILDGKVHFFWTIGENPVISEPNTNHFLKGIAHVDFYVVQDLFLTETSLKADVILPGVASSEKEGLYTNAERRVQHNEAVITPPGDARQDWWIVCEIARRLGATEGFNFNSPEEIWEEVRKCDPRRYGGMSYYRIKKYHGLHWPCPNEDDMGGQSLYLDKKFFTPDGKGRFVPCLFVDKADKIESAKLEFAKKMNMSPEYPIMAGSVDEKTDDEYPIQLLTTRKVYQYTVGTMTRRSRAIEEGGDSIGPIAEMNPALAARYGLKQGDFIKAWSRYGYIVVKAEVTDIVPDGIIQMTFHYWESSCNELTSSGWDYISKTPTFKAAIQIKKIDEEEFLRVRELKRIKFQTSKIIYDDFHHHGNAAINE is encoded by the coding sequence ATGATGAAAGAAGGCAAAGTCATCTGTCCTTATTGTGGGACAGGCTGTCAAGTAACCTTGCATGTGGAAAACAATGTCGTTCGTGCCGCCACTGGCGTTGAAGACAATCCAGTCAATCAAGGAAATTTATGTTTAAAAGGCTTTTATGGCTGGGATTACGTTGCAAGTCCAGATAGACTCACAAAACCATTAATTAGAAAGAAAAATGGCGTATTTTCAAAGGATGGTGATTTTGAGGAAGCTAGCTGGGATGAGGCGCTTGATCTTGTCGTAGAAAAAATGAAAGAGACCAAGGCAAAATATGGTCCAGACGCATTAGCCGGAAATTTCTCAGCACGCTGTACGCTTGAGGACAACTATGTCGCTCAAAAGTTAATGCGCGCTGTAATTGGTACAAATAACGTCGACCACTGCGCTAGAATTTGACACGCTCCGACAGTAGCAGGACTTGCTAAAACAATCGGAAACGGAGCTGCCACAAATAGCTTTACAGAGATTGGCACTTATAGTAACTGTATATTAATGATAGGCTCAAATCCAGAAAATGGCCACCCAATCGCAGCTATGCACATCCAAAGAGCGCTAAACCGCGGTGCTAAACTGATCGTTATTGATCCTATTAAGACCGAGTTTGCAAGCAGAGCTGACATTCACTTACAACTAGAGCCTGAGCACAACATCCCAGTTATCAACGCACTTCTTTATACTATCATCGAAGAAGGCCTTGTAAATGAGGAATTTGTAAGAGATCACACAATAGGCATTGAGTACGTCAAAGAAGCTGTAAAAGACTATGCTCCAGAGGTCGTGGCTAAATACACAAGGCTAAATCCAGAGGATATCAGAGCGGCTGCTAGAATGTACGCTACCACAAAGCCAGCTGTCATCACTCACGGCATGGGTGTAACTCACTTTAACCACGGCGTTGGCGGAGTTTGCGATGTGTCAAATTTATTCTTGATCACCGGCAACATCTGCGAGCTTGGCACAGGCGACTTACCACTAAGAGGCCAAGAGAACGTTCAAGGCTGCTGTGACATGGGTGTTTTGCCAAATATCTTCCCAAATCTTGGCTCAGTAACTGATCCAGAGCAAAGAGCTTGGTTTGAAAAAATGTGGCACCTAGAACCTGGATTTTTGAGCTCAAAAATAGGCGTTCATAAAACCGAAGTACCTGATGCGATCCTTGATGGCAAAGTACATTTCTTCTGGACTATCGGCGAAAATCCAGTCATCTCTGAGCCAAATACAAACCACTTCTTAAAAGGTATCGCTCATGTTGATTTCTACGTCGTGCAAGATCTATTTTTAACTGAGACTTCACTAAAAGCTGACGTCATACTTCCTGGCGTTGCAAGTAGCGAGAAAGAAGGACTTTATACAAACGCAGAACGCCGCGTACAGCACAATGAAGCAGTCATCACACCTCCAGGCGATGCTAGACAAGACTGGTGGATCGTTTGTGAGATCGCACGTCGTTTAGGTGCAACAGAGGGCTTTAACTTCAACTCACCAGAAGAAATTTGGGAAGAAGTTAGAAAATGCGACCCTAGACGATATGGTGGCATGAGTTATTACCGTATCAAAAAGTATCACGGACTTCACTGGCCATGTCCAAACGAAGATGATATGGGCGGTCAGAGCTTGTATCTTGATAAGAAATTTTTCACACCTGATGGCAAGGGTCGTTTTGTGCCATGCCTCTTTGTGGATAAGGCCGATAAGATCGAGAGCGCAAAACTTGAGTTTGCTAAGAAGATGAATATGTCGCCTGAGTATCCTATCATGGCTGGCTCAGTCGATGAAAAGACTGACGATGAGTATCCGATACAGCTTCTAACCACTAGAAAGGTCTATCAATACACCGTTGGCACTATGACAAGACGCTCACGAGCGATCGAAGAGGGTGGAGATAGTATCGGACCTATCGCCGAGATGAATCCAGCACTTGCAGCAAGATATGGCTTAAAACAAGGCGACTTCATCAAAGCATGGAGTAGATACGGCTACATCGTCGTAAAAGCTGAAGTAACAGACATCGTGCCTGATGGCATCATCCAGATGACTTTCCACTACTGGGAGAGCTCTTGCAATGAGCTAACAAGCAGTGGCTGGGACTACATCAGTAAGACTCCGACATTTAAAGCAGCTATTCAGATCAAAAAGATCGATGAAGAAGAATTTTTACGAGTTCGCGAACTAAAACGCATAAAATTCCAAACTTCAAAAATCATCTACGATGACTTCCACCATCACGGAAACGCAGCGATAAATGAGTAA
- a CDS encoding RrF2 family transcriptional regulator: MLFTKASEYALLSLILISQKSSPVDVDTISNELKISKSFLAKILQNLAKDGILKSFKGANGGFALNNEPENLSIKKIIECAEKRELNVFECSSSADGCPSNKASSCQIWSMFSGLQGKIDEMLDAIKLSDIVKK, translated from the coding sequence ATGCTTTTTACAAAGGCAAGCGAATACGCTCTACTTTCACTTATTTTAATATCTCAAAAATCATCTCCAGTTGATGTTGATACGATCTCAAATGAACTTAAAATTTCAAAAAGCTTTTTAGCCAAAATTTTACAAAATCTTGCAAAAGATGGAATTTTAAAGTCGTTTAAAGGGGCAAATGGCGGTTTCGCGCTAAATAACGAACCTGAAAATTTAAGCATAAAAAAGATAATAGAGTGCGCTGAAAAACGTGAACTTAACGTCTTTGAGTGCTCATCTTCTGCGGATGGCTGCCCGTCAAACAAAGCCTCGAGCTGTCAAATTTGGTCGATGTTTAGCGGTCTTCAAGGCAAGATCGACGAGATGCTTGATGCGATAAAACTAAGTGACATCGTTAAGAAGTAA
- the rpsO gene encoding 30S ribosomal protein S15, translating to MALDSAKKAQIVAKFARKEGDTGSPEVQIALLTARITELTEHLKIFKKDFSSRLGLLKLVGQRKRLLKYLKNKDYTTYSKLISELGLRDK from the coding sequence ATGGCTTTGGATTCGGCTAAAAAAGCTCAAATAGTTGCGAAATTCGCTAGAAAAGAGGGAGATACAGGCTCTCCAGAAGTTCAAATAGCTCTTTTAACAGCTAGAATAACTGAACTTACAGAACACCTTAAAATTTTCAAAAAAGACTTTTCATCACGTTTAGGTCTTTTGAAACTAGTTGGTCAAAGAAAAAGACTTTTAAAGTATCTTAAAAACAAAGACTACACTACATATTCAAAACTAATCTCTGAGCTTGGCTTAAGAGATAAATAA
- the folP gene encoding dihydropteroate synthase codes for MKFYKINNKSDFDEICKAISPSPAGTKLMHEKSEINFIFIDEIKTPAANILKQDALSVGAELVTHKDTILGKQSLNKALLMATNAQLRQLAKKEKLQDFGLKNLAAFLETKFIKPAKPLIMGVANINTDSFNEQSRINTQNGIAKIESMIEAGADYIDLGGVSSRPGSEYCGREEEFRRIKDIVEEIYKLNLHERAKFSLDSFDPYCLEFALSHGFKMINDITANASLATLAARYDAEFCMMHMQGDPATMQVAPKYNDLIGEIADFFERKIALAKELGAKKLVLDVGIGFGKTAEQNLLLIKHLEHFLKFECPLLVGASRKSVINHYHPSEVKDRLPGSLYLHLKAFENGAQIIRTHDVAEHKQLFNMHEAMKQTTLW; via the coding sequence TTGAAATTTTATAAGATAAATAACAAAAGTGACTTTGATGAAATTTGCAAAGCTATCTCGCCAAGCCCTGCTGGTACGAAGCTCATGCATGAAAAGAGCGAGATAAATTTTATTTTTATAGATGAGATAAAAACCCCAGCGGCAAATATCCTAAAGCAAGATGCCCTAAGCGTTGGAGCTGAGCTTGTGACGCATAAAGATACGATTTTGGGTAAGCAGAGTCTAAATAAAGCCTTGCTAATGGCGACAAATGCGCAGCTTAGGCAGCTAGCTAAAAAAGAGAAGTTGCAAGACTTTGGACTTAAAAATTTAGCAGCCTTTTTAGAGACAAAATTTATAAAGCCCGCAAAGCCTCTTATAATGGGCGTTGCAAATATAAACACAGATAGCTTTAACGAGCAAAGCCGCATAAATACTCAAAATGGCATAGCAAAGATTGAAAGTATGATCGAAGCAGGTGCAGACTACATCGACCTTGGTGGCGTTAGCTCAAGGCCAGGGAGCGAGTACTGCGGACGTGAAGAGGAATTTAGGCGCATAAAAGATATCGTGGAGGAAATTTATAAGCTAAATTTACATGAAAGGGCGAAATTTAGCCTTGATAGCTTTGATCCTTATTGCCTTGAATTTGCCCTAAGTCATGGCTTTAAAATGATAAATGACATCACTGCAAACGCCTCACTTGCCACGCTTGCGGCGCGATATGACGCTGAGTTTTGTATGATGCATATGCAAGGCGATCCTGCGACTATGCAGGTCGCACCAAAATATAACGACTTAATCGGCGAGATAGCAGACTTTTTTGAGCGAAAGATAGCCCTAGCAAAGGAGCTTGGCGCCAAAAAGCTAGTGCTTGATGTGGGTATTGGCTTTGGCAAGACGGCTGAACAAAATTTGCTGCTTATTAAGCATTTGGAGCATTTTTTGAAATTTGAGTGCCCGCTATTAGTTGGTGCGAGCCGCAAATCAGTCATAAATCACTACCACCCAAGCGAGGTCAAAGACCGCTTGCCAGGCTCGCTTTATCTGCATCTAAAAGCCTTCGAAAACGGCGCGCAGATCATAAGAACGCACGATGTAGCCGAGCACAAGCAGCTTTTTAATATGCACGAGGCGATGAAGCAAACCACGCTTTGGTAG
- the cmoA gene encoding carboxy-S-adenosyl-L-methionine synthase CmoA, which yields MRDEIFKEPISKQFEFDDFVASVFDDMISRSVPFYDVSSNLNAKLLAKILPKSAKVCDLGCSTANSLLLLNNLRNDLVLSGVDNSEAMLANAKNKAKAYGADIEFILDDILECELEGFDAVLANYTLQFIRPPKRADLVQKIYNGLNENGVFLFSEKIIFEDKKLTKSVIEIYEDYKQAQGYSRYEIAQKREALENVLVPYTEEENSNLVLNAGFKRVESTFKWGNFMSFLSFK from the coding sequence ATGAGAGATGAAATTTTTAAAGAGCCTATAAGCAAGCAGTTTGAGTTTGATGACTTTGTGGCGAGCGTTTTTGATGATATGATATCGCGCTCGGTGCCGTTTTACGACGTTAGTTCAAATTTAAACGCAAAGTTGCTTGCTAAAATTTTGCCAAAATCAGCAAAAGTGTGCGACCTTGGCTGCTCTACGGCAAATAGTCTGCTTTTGCTAAACAACCTTAGAAACGATCTCGTGTTAAGCGGTGTGGATAACTCTGAGGCGATGCTAGCAAATGCAAAAAACAAGGCAAAAGCTTATGGAGCTGATATAGAGTTTATCTTGGATGACATTTTAGAGTGCGAGCTAGAGGGCTTTGACGCAGTTTTGGCAAACTACACTTTGCAGTTTATCAGACCGCCAAAAAGGGCTGATCTAGTGCAAAAAATTTATAACGGACTAAATGAAAATGGAGTTTTTTTGTTTAGTGAAAAGATCATCTTTGAAGATAAAAAGCTTACTAAAAGCGTCATAGAAATTTACGAGGACTACAAGCAGGCACAAGGCTACTCACGCTATGAGATCGCTCAAAAAAGAGAGGCGCTTGAAAATGTGTTGGTGCCATATACCGAAGAAGAAAATAGTAATTTAGTCCTAAATGCTGGCTTTAAGCGTGTCGAGAGCACATTTAAATGGGGAAATTTTATGAGTTTTTTGTCGTTTAAATAA
- the ligA gene encoding NAD-dependent DNA ligase LigA, with protein MTKQEYEKAVDTLNAWAKAYYDEDEPLASDEEYDALYHAVLDYEQTNPSEISIFSPTKRVGGTVKEGFSKANHIKRMWSMEDIFDLAELDAWLKRGEKEDLVFVAEPKFDGASLNLLYENGVLVRAITRGDGITGEDVTQNAKTINSVLKSINYKGLIEIRGEVVIRKEDFELLNAERAKEGEAPLSNPRNAAAGSLRQLDSAVTAKRKLLFIPWGVGEHTLGLKDHSEVMKFVRDLGFERDDFFKILTKDELEAAYNELLANRDSKSVMMDGMVIRVNDLTRCEELGYTVKFPKFMVAFKFPAIEKVTRLKDVALQVGRSGVVTPVGVLDEVNIDGANVKSATLHNFDEIERLGVMKNDYIGIIRSGDVIPKITKVYKDRRDGSEQAIERPKFCPVCGSHLLDEGAFLKCQNLSCRARVVGSIIHYASKKCLNIDGLGDAIVNLLFDKGLIACIKDIYGLKFDDLMVLEGFKEKKVNNLLNAIEASKGAELSRFITGLGCEHIGEVAAKKLASSFGLGWLDASFEELTSLEGFGVEMANSLIDFAEVNRAEILALSQIVQPSVAQVQSVSNALSGKTVVITGTLSRPRDEIKAELESFGAKVSNSVSKKTDFVLAGEEAGSKLDKANELGVRVIDESEYERLKLEV; from the coding sequence ATGACAAAACAAGAGTACGAAAAAGCGGTAGATACGCTAAATGCGTGGGCAAAGGCCTACTACGACGAGGATGAGCCACTTGCAAGTGACGAGGAGTATGACGCGCTATATCACGCTGTGCTTGATTATGAGCAGACAAATCCAAGCGAAATTTCTATCTTTTCACCTACAAAACGCGTGGGCGGCACCGTAAAAGAGGGCTTTAGCAAGGCTAATCACATCAAACGCATGTGGAGTATGGAAGATATTTTTGATCTAGCCGAGCTTGATGCGTGGCTAAAGCGTGGCGAGAAAGAAGATTTGGTCTTTGTTGCTGAGCCAAAATTTGATGGAGCGAGCTTAAATTTGCTTTATGAAAACGGCGTTTTGGTTAGGGCGATTACTAGGGGTGATGGCATTACAGGCGAAGACGTGACGCAAAATGCAAAGACGATAAATTCTGTTTTAAAGAGCATTAACTACAAAGGGCTGATTGAAATCAGGGGCGAAGTCGTTATAAGAAAAGAAGACTTTGAGCTGCTAAACGCAGAGCGAGCAAAAGAGGGCGAGGCACCGCTTTCAAACCCTAGAAATGCAGCTGCCGGAAGCCTAAGACAGCTTGATAGTGCGGTGACTGCTAAAAGAAAGCTACTTTTTATACCTTGGGGCGTGGGCGAGCATACTCTTGGGCTAAAAGATCACAGCGAGGTGATGAAATTTGTGCGTGATCTTGGCTTTGAAAGAGATGATTTTTTTAAAATTTTAACAAAAGATGAGCTTGAGGCTGCATACAACGAGCTTTTGGCAAATCGTGACTCAAAGAGCGTGATGATGGATGGCATGGTGATACGCGTAAACGACCTTACACGCTGCGAAGAGCTGGGCTATACGGTCAAATTTCCAAAATTTATGGTGGCGTTTAAATTTCCAGCCATTGAAAAGGTGACTAGACTAAAAGATGTCGCACTTCAAGTTGGCAGAAGCGGTGTAGTAACGCCTGTTGGCGTACTTGATGAGGTAAACATAGACGGCGCCAACGTAAAATCAGCCACGCTTCATAACTTTGATGAAATAGAGCGCCTTGGCGTTATGAAAAACGACTATATCGGCATCATCCGCTCAGGAGACGTCATTCCAAAGATAACAAAAGTTTATAAAGATAGGCGAGATGGCAGCGAGCAGGCGATAGAGAGGCCTAAATTTTGCCCAGTTTGCGGCTCGCACTTGCTTGATGAGGGAGCGTTTTTGAAGTGCCAAAATTTAAGCTGTAGGGCAAGAGTGGTTGGCTCAATAATTCACTACGCATCGAAAAAATGCCTAAATATAGACGGCCTTGGTGATGCGATCGTAAATTTGCTATTTGACAAGGGGTTAATTGCCTGCATAAAAGACATTTACGGCCTTAAATTTGATGATCTCATGGTGCTTGAGGGCTTTAAAGAGAAAAAGGTAAATAACCTTTTAAATGCTATTGAAGCTAGCAAAGGTGCAGAGCTATCGCGCTTTATCACGGGGCTTGGCTGCGAGCACATCGGCGAAGTAGCGGCTAAAAAGCTAGCAAGTAGCTTTGGGCTGGGCTGGCTTGACGCTAGCTTTGAAGAGCTAACCTCGCTTGAGGGCTTTGGCGTGGAGATGGCAAATAGTCTAATTGATTTTGCCGAGGTAAATAGAGCAGAAATTTTAGCTCTTAGCCAGATCGTGCAGCCAAGCGTGGCGCAGGTGCAAAGCGTCTCAAACGCGCTAAGTGGCAAAACGGTCGTGATAACTGGCACGCTAAGTCGCCCAAGAGATGAGATAAAGGCCGAGCTTGAGAGTTTTGGCGCAAAGGTTTCAAACTCAGTTTCTAAAAAAACGGACTTTGTCTTAGCTGGCGAGGAGGCTGGCAGTAAGCTTGATAAAGCAAATGAGCTAGGCGTGCGAGTGATCGATGAGAGCGAATATGAGAGGCTAAAACTTGAGGTTTGA
- the tlyA gene encoding 23S rRNA (cytidine-2'-O)-methyltransferase TlyA, whose protein sequence is MRFDNYVASVLNISRNKASELIKSGKVLTNGEICTKVSSEVSEAKISLLDEIYVGRGALKLKSFLESMKFDLAGKNALDIGSSTGGFMQILLERGVKSVTGVDVGTDQLDVNLRSDDRVKIYEKTDVREFAKENLNKFDLITCDVSFISLAEILPAICELASENSLIITLFKPQFEVGVGVKRNKKGVVTDMKAINLAMKRFEVMANGLGFKMIACKECEVKGKEGNAEFFYAFNKR, encoded by the coding sequence TTGAGGTTTGATAACTACGTCGCAAGCGTTTTAAACATAAGCAGAAACAAGGCGAGTGAGCTCATTAAATCTGGCAAGGTGCTAACAAATGGCGAAATTTGCACTAAGGTTTCAAGCGAGGTTAGCGAAGCTAAAATTTCGCTGCTTGATGAAATTTATGTTGGGCGAGGGGCACTTAAGCTAAAGAGCTTTTTGGAATCGATGAAATTTGATCTAGCTGGCAAAAATGCGCTTGATATAGGTAGCTCGACTGGTGGCTTTATGCAAATTTTGCTTGAGCGTGGCGTAAAAAGCGTGACTGGTGTGGATGTGGGCACTGATCAACTTGACGTTAACCTAAGAAGCGATGATCGAGTAAAAATTTATGAGAAAACTGACGTCAGGGAGTTTGCAAAAGAGAATTTAAACAAATTTGATCTAATAACTTGCGATGTTAGCTTTATCTCTTTAGCTGAAATTTTGCCTGCCATTTGTGAGCTAGCAAGTGAAAATTCGCTCATTATCACGCTTTTTAAGCCACAATTTGAAGTGGGTGTTGGCGTAAAACGAAATAAAAAAGGCGTCGTCACTGATATGAAAGCTATAAATTTAGCGATGAAGAGATTTGAAGTGATGGCTAATGGCTTAGGATTTAAAATGATAGCTTGCAAAGAGTGCGAAGTAAAAGGGAAAGAGGGAAATGCCGAATTTTTCTACGCTTTTAACAAAAGATAA
- a CDS encoding DNA polymerase III subunit delta' — protein sequence MLNKIVVTSDFESLKAKLESEFGINNLRFFISDDFLLENAKEVIAEAYIAEKDEKILVINANSFRTEAQNALLKIIEEPPRNIKFIIVTQSKNLLLPTVRSRMLIENNLIKKPKVTLDLNLKTLSLKELTSFIDQKIADEQAQKFGKNELKELVGIIVTKAVDSGYKFSGDEMDYFFSLIKLADLNAKSHAVLTPLLLTIFQKGRR from the coding sequence ATGCTTAATAAAATCGTCGTTACAAGCGATTTTGAAAGTTTAAAAGCCAAGCTTGAAAGCGAGTTTGGCATAAATAATTTAAGATTTTTTATAAGCGATGATTTTTTGCTAGAAAATGCAAAGGAGGTCATCGCAGAAGCTTACATTGCCGAAAAAGATGAAAAAATTTTAGTAATAAATGCTAATTCTTTTAGGACAGAGGCTCAAAATGCACTTTTAAAGATCATTGAAGAACCTCCAAGAAATATCAAATTTATAATAGTAACGCAGAGTAAAAATTTACTTCTACCAACGGTTAGATCAAGAATGCTCATAGAAAATAATTTAATCAAAAAGCCAAAAGTAACCCTTGATCTAAATTTAAAAACACTTAGCTTAAAAGAGCTAACAAGCTTTATCGATCAAAAGATCGCAGATGAGCAAGCTCAGAAATTTGGCAAAAACGAGTTAAAAGAGCTTGTTGGTATTATCGTGACAAAGGCGGTTGATAGTGGGTATAAATTTAGCGGCGATGAGATGGATTATTTTTTCTCGCTTATCAAGCTTGCGGATCTAAATGCCAAGTCTCACGCCGTACTAACGCCACTGCTGCTTACTATATTTCAAAAAGGACGACGTTGA
- a CDS encoding NADAR family protein, translated as MKALGRQVRGFDAKVWDEIKFGGVLNASYLKFSQNTPLRDFLIQTGSKVLVEASPVDKIWGIGLAASDENAQNPMKWRGQNLLGFALMRARDEIAKVYKNVHLFDTRELKLDHL; from the coding sequence ATGAAGGCGCTTGGTAGGCAGGTGCGAGGCTTTGACGCTAAGGTCTGGGATGAGATCAAATTTGGCGGCGTGCTAAATGCGAGTTATCTAAAATTTAGCCAAAATACCCCTTTGCGAGACTTTTTGATCCAAACTGGGAGTAAAGTTTTAGTTGAGGCAAGCCCAGTTGATAAAATTTGGGGCATAGGTTTAGCCGCAAGCGATGAAAATGCGCAAAATCCTATGAAGTGGAGAGGGCAAAATTTACTTGGCTTTGCGCTGATGAGAGCGAGGGATGAGATAGCAAAGGTCTATAAAAATGTCCATCTTTTTGATACGAGAGAGCTAAAATTGGATCATTTATAA
- a CDS encoding bifunctional riboflavin kinase/FAD synthetase — protein MPNFSTLLTKDNITAVAIGHFDGVHRGHKQLLKQLGEFGGLVVIDKNKANITPKLKRAEYSNYPCFLYDFDTIKGLSGEEFIALLKHDFKNLKKIVVGFDFRFGRNRAWDKHDLKRIFDGEVVVVDEVCYDGMGVHSSAIRELIRQGNIHEANRLIGREYSIEGNVIKGQGIGAKELVATLNLDVKNYLLPKDGVYATRTRIGSYTYGSVTFIGNRLSTDGNFSVETHILDEVAPKVTKHVAVCFIKRLRDNKKFNSLSELKEQIKRDINEARQCVGVCDLFFGETMRYFDGYGAGI, from the coding sequence ATGCCGAATTTTTCTACGCTTTTAACAAAAGATAACATCACTGCCGTTGCGATCGGGCACTTTGACGGCGTGCATAGAGGGCATAAACAGCTTTTAAAGCAGCTTGGCGAGTTTGGCGGACTTGTCGTGATCGATAAAAATAAAGCCAACATCACGCCAAAGCTAAAGCGAGCGGAGTACTCAAACTATCCTTGCTTTTTGTATGATTTTGACACTATTAAAGGGCTTAGCGGCGAGGAATTTATCGCACTTTTAAAACATGATTTTAAAAATTTAAAAAAGATTGTTGTTGGATTTGATTTTAGATTTGGTAGAAATAGAGCGTGGGACAAGCACGATCTGAAAAGAATTTTTGATGGCGAGGTAGTGGTCGTTGATGAGGTTTGTTATGACGGCATGGGCGTGCATAGCTCGGCCATTAGGGAGCTGATACGCCAAGGAAATATCCATGAGGCAAACAGGCTAATAGGCAGGGAGTACTCAATCGAGGGCAACGTGATAAAAGGGCAGGGCATCGGTGCAAAGGAGCTAGTTGCAACGCTAAATTTGGATGTAAAAAACTATCTGTTGCCTAAAGACGGCGTGTATGCCACAAGAACTAGGATAGGCTCATATACCTACGGCTCGGTCACATTTATAGGCAATAGGCTTAGTACAGATGGAAATTTTAGCGTCGAGACACACATATTAGACGAGGTTGCGCCAAAAGTGACGAAGCACGTCGCCGTTTGCTTCATAAAACGTTTGCGCGATAATAAGAAATTTAACTCTCTTAGCGAGCTAAAAGAGCAGATAAAACGCGATATAAACGAAGCTAGGCAGTGTGTGGGCGTGTGCGATCTTTTTTTTGGAGAGACGATGAGATACTTTGACGGATATGGAGCTGGTATATGA